In Topomyia yanbarensis strain Yona2022 chromosome 2, ASM3024719v1, whole genome shotgun sequence, one DNA window encodes the following:
- the LOC131681196 gene encoding uncharacterized protein LOC131681196, with protein sequence MAAVAYFRFEEEGKVECAMIGSKTRVAPLKFLSIPRLELQAAVIGARLAECIVKSHRMKIVRRVFWTDSRDVVCWSRSDHRRYSQFVAFRISELLDTTQVDEWRWLPTKANVADEGTKWKRLPDFRPSSRWFRGQDFLWESKSKWPGDNRDQGSTIEEIRPSVLHHTVTEPLVSFERFSKWKRLLRSMAYVHRFIMNLRKRTEGTTTELGPLTQEELKLAESTIYRMVQKQAYPDEMRLIRKNDSNANPWERTLPKTSPLYKLSPAIDNHGVLRMRGRINACEWVDEATKNPILLPRRNLVTNLVLADYHASYRHQNHHTVLNQVRLKFNIPRLRSEFDRVRRDCQRCKIRQSRPQPPAMGNLPPARLAAFQRPFSYTGVDYFGPMSVLVGRRTEKRWGVLLTCMTTRGVHIEIAYSLTTDSCILAPRNFIARRGIPLEIISDRGTNFVGASRELRENLERVDEKKLMIEFVSPNTKWTFNPPAAPHFGGCWERLIHSVKKTMSDFDLPRLPSDEILRSTLMEIEMILNTRPLTDITLENDDEPPLTPNHFLLGTSDGTKPPIAFNDGPIELKQSWKMAQLYADHFWKKWVTEYLPTLTRRTRWFLPVKPIQEGDLVVIVDCNLPRNCWPRGRVVEAVQAKDGQVRRVTVQTASGLLQRPASKVAVLDVGAIGGKPLKK encoded by the coding sequence ATGGCTGCTGTGGCCTACTTCAGGTTCGAAGAGGAAGGAAAGGTGGAATGTGCGATGATTGGATCTAAAACACGTGTAGCCCCTCTGAAGTTTCTCTCTATCCCTCGTCTTGAGCTGCAAGCTGCCGTTATAGGAGCTCGTCTAGCCGAATGTATCGTCAAATCACATCGAATGAAGATCGTGCGCCGCGTTTTCTGGACCGACTCCCGTGATGTTGTATGCTGGTCACGATCTGACCATCGGCGCTATAGCCAATTCGTTGCCTTCCGGATCAGCGAGCTGCTGGATACAACGCAAGTGGATGAGTGGAGATGGCTACCAACTAAAGCGAACGTAGCGGACGAAGGCACGAAGTGGAAAAGGCTGCCGGACTTTCGGCCTAGTAGTCGCTGGTTTCGCGGACAGGATTTTCTTTGGGAATCGAAGAGCAAATGGCCTGGTGACAATCGAGATCAAGGATCAACCATAGAAGAAATTCGTCCCAGTGTCCTACATCATACAGTCACCGAGCCACTAGTGAGTTTCGAGCGCTTCTCCAAATGGAAACGTCTGCTGAGATCGATGGCATATGTCCATCGTTTCATCATGAACCTTCGTAAGCGTACCGAGGGGACCACCACCGAACTGGGGCCACTAACGCAGGAAGAGCTGAAACTGGCCGAAAGCACCATTTACCGGATGGTTCAAAAGCAAGCGTATCCTGACGAAATGCGACTGATCCGTAAGAATGATTCAAATGCTAATCCGTGGGAACGTACATTGCCAAAAACCAGCCCATTGTACAAACTGAGTCCAGCCATCGATAACCACGGTGTCCTACGGATGCGAGGGCGTATAAACGCATGCGAATGGGTCGACGAGGCGACCAAAAACCCAATCCTGCTTCCAAGACGGAATCTCGTTACCAATCTGGTGCTCGCGGATTACCACGCTTCGTACCGTCATCAGAATCATCATACAGTATTGAACCAGGTTAGATTGAAATTCAACATCCCTCGCCTTCGTTCGGAGTTCGACCGTGTTCGCAGAGACTGCCAGCGCTGTAAGATTCGACAATCAAGACCGCAGCCTCCAGCAATGGGGAACCTCCCACCTGCGCGGTTGGCGGCGTTCCAGCGACCGTTTTCCTACACAGGAGTCGATTATTTTGGGCCGATGTCGGTGCTAGTTGGCAGACGAACAGAGAAAAGATGGGGAGTCCTGCTCACCTGTATGACAACCCGAGGTGTGCACATCGAAATCGCATATTCACTGACGACAGACTCGTGCATTCTAGCACCGCGCAACTTCATTGCGAGAAGGGGCATACCGCTGGAAATTATAAGCGACCGAGGAACGAACTTCGTCGGAGCCTCCCGGGAACTACGCGAGAATCTGGAACGGGTCGATGAAAAGAAGCTCATGATCGAATTCGTCAGTCCTAACACGAAATGGACTTTCAATCCACCGGCCGCTCCACATTTTGGTGGCTGCTGGGAGCGCTTAATCCACTCGGTCAAGAAAACCATGAGTGACTTCGACCTGCCGCGGTTACCATCGGATGAGATTTTGCGATCCACACTAATGGAGATTGAGATGATTTTGAACACAAGACCGCTCACTGACATAACCCTTGAAAACGATGACGAGCCCCCCCTAACACCAAATCACTTTCTGTTAGGGACCTCTGATGGAACCAAGCCCCCGATCGCCTTCAACGACGGACCAATCGAACTGAAGCAATCCTGGAAGATGGCCCAGCTATACGCTGACCATTTCTGGAAGAAGTGGGTGACCGAGTACCTGCCTACATTGACGCGCAGAACTAGATGGTTCCTACCCGTTAAACCCATCCAAGAAGGGGATTTGGTGGTGATCGTGGACTGCAATCTCCCAAGAAACTGTTGGCCACGAGGACGTGTTGTCGAGGCAGTCCAAGCCAAAGACGGACAAGTTCGCCGTGTGACCGTACAGACAGCGAGTGGACTGTTACAGAGACCAGCGTCCAAGGTTGCGGTGCTAGACGTCGGTGCTATCGGTGGTAAGCCACTTAAAAAGTAG